The genomic window TCAAGGGTTTTAAGGAGGGCATTAAAGGCCTCCTTGGTGAGCATGTGCACCTCGTCAATGATATAGATTTTGAATTTTCCACGCGTGGGGGAATAAGCCACATCTTCCCGGAGCTGGCGGATTTGGTCGATCCCGCGGTTGCTGGCGGCATCGATTTCGATCACATCGAGGCAACGGCCATCCGCGATTTCCTGGCAGATCGTATCGCCGGGGTTCACTTCCGGTTTGGGGCCACCTTCGCAATTCAGGCATTTGGCCATGATCCGGGCCGTCGATGTCTTACCTGTTCCTCGTGGCCCGACAAAAATATAAGCATGGGCGACGCGGTTCTGCCGGATTGCATTTTTGAGGGTGCGTGTGATGTGGTCTTGGCCGACGACTTCATCCAGCGTCTGGGGGCGGTATTTTCGGGCGAGTACAAGATATGACATGAGAATTTTAAAAAGATAATTCCGGGTCGAACAGGGTTTAAAAAAAAAGTAATCAAAAGGGACGGCGACAGCGCAAACAAGACTACCGTTGCTGCATTCCTGCCCTAGCGGGATTTGCAAGCTCGCACTCCGCCGTCCGAGAGAAGAGTAAAAGTGAAAACGGAAAAGAGCGCAAAGGAAAAAAATGTCGAATCCACCGGGGCCGGTATTTACCTGCCGATGAGGAAGGCCGAATATGACAGGATTGCTGTGCAATTTGCCCAGGAACGCCCGTATTGGTCTGTATTAGATGAGGCGTTGATTGGTTAATTCATCCGATCGCTCCCGGGAGGGGCCCAGAGTTTTGGATTTGGGGTGTGGGACAGGTACTCCGATTGACACAGATTTTGTAGGAAATGTGTCCGCCCATGCCAAATCGGATAGAGTGAGGTTAGAAAGTTAACCTCAGATACATGCAGTCTTCCGAAAGACACTCACAGAAGGGTTTAACCGAAGATTAACGCAGATTGTCACAGATTATGTGGGGAGAGTGTCCACCCATGCCAAATCGGGCAAGGTCGGAGAAAAAAGTTAATCGTAGAGCAATTTGCCCGGACAAAAATCCTCAAATCTCAGCTTTGCGCCACTCTATCGGATCATTCTCACGCGCAAGTGGATTTTATATCCACGTTTTCCAGTACAGATCATTTCAGCAAACTAAAGAAGGGGAGCTTTGCCGCCCCCTTCAAGGGCAAGGGGAAAGAACGAGTCGATGGGGGGGGGAGAAGTGGTGACTAGTCAAACATACCCTTTTATCTCCGGTTAGCCTTGTCTGCTACGAGAGAAATCTGGGAATTAAACTTGAAAGCATGGCTCTCGAGGTTAGTCTCTCGACTTATCTATGGCGCGCAAAGCAGCAATCATCGGGTGCGGAAGCACAAAAATCACAGGAAAAACAGGTTGGGCTATCGGTTATGCCCACGCGAATGGATACCTCGCCGCTGATCCGGCTATTGAACTCTACGGGGTCGATCCGAATGCGGAGAATGCCGCCGCTTTCGGCGAAAAATACGGGATCCCCGCCTCGCGGCTCTTTAAATCCACAGCCGAGCTATATGCAGCAGTCACCCCTGATTATGTGAGTATCGGGACCTGGCCGAAACTCCACTCCCCCCAAACTATCGAGGCGGCCAATGCCGGGGTCAAAGGAATCATCTGCGAGAAACCCATCGCGGTCAGCCCGGCAGAAGTCAGGGAAATGATCGATGTCTGCACAAAAAAGAATGTTAAACTCGCCATCAACCACCAGCGCCGCCATTATCATGGGAATACCACGATTAAAAAACTGCTCGCTGAAGGGGCCATCGGCGATGGGGTCACGGCGGAATTCCGCATTGCTGATGATTGGGATATCATGTCGTGGACGGTTCACTGGTTTGACTATGCAAATTATATTTTTGGGGCGACCCCGGAATGGGTTCTGGCCGGGATGGATATCACGGGTGAACGCCGTTACCAACACGCGATGGAAAATGCCTCGGTCATCCTCGCCCAATATCCCGGTAACCGCCAGGCGGTCTTTATCACAGGCCCAGTAAATCCCCAGCCGTACATGGTGTATTTCCGTGGGAGCAAAGGAATGATCCAGTTCCCCGAAGGCAGCACGGTGCGTGTGATTAATGAACAAGGGCTGAGCGTTTACGGTGAGAATGATCAGGCACCCGCTGATCCGATGAAATGTATGGCCGAGCAAATCATTAATGCCGTCGAAAAAGGTGAAGACATGATTTGTAGCGCAGCAAATTGCGCAGCAGCCACGGAAATGGCCTTCGCCGCCCATGAATCAGCCAAGTCTGCTAAAAAAGTTTATTTACCCATAAAATTCACGGACGCCCCGCTGGAGCGGTGAAATATTCCTGGTAAGACAGGCGAGAGTCCCGTGGCGATTGGGAGAGTTTATGTCTCCACGTCCGGGATGAGGGCTGGAATAATTATCCTCCAGCCTAAATCCAAGTCTCGAAAGTGTACCCGTCGCACTGGACAAGCTCGGAGAGGGTGAAACGTTCTTCGTACCTCGGGAAAAAAGCATCGGCATCGGAGAATACTTGGGGTATTCGGGAGATGAGTAATTTATCACAGTCACCCAGAAAGTGGCTGTAGATTTGTTCGCCCCCGATGATAAAAATCCCTCGGGTAAGGGCATTGTTTTTTACCCAGGCTTTGGCTTCTTCCAGGTTTAAAACAATTTGCGCGCCCTCGCTCTCGACCCTAGCGCTATTTGCGCCGGTGATGACGAGATTGGTGCGGTTCGGCAAGGGCTTTTTCGGGAGGCTGTCCCAGGTTTTCCGGCCCATGACCACGGTGTGTCCGGTGGTGAGTGCCTTAAACCGTTTGAGATCACCGGATA from Verrucomicrobiota bacterium includes these protein-coding regions:
- a CDS encoding dihydrofolate reductase, whose product is MITAIVAHGQNYEIGRNNQLLLHLSGDLKRFKALTTGHTVVMGRKTWDSLPKKPLPNRTNLVITGANSARVESEGAQIVLNLEEAKAWVKNNALTRGIFIIGGEQIYSHFLGDCDKLLISRIPQVFSDADAFFPRYEERFTLSELVQCDGYTFETWI
- a CDS encoding Gfo/Idh/MocA family oxidoreductase, with product MARKAAIIGCGSTKITGKTGWAIGYAHANGYLAADPAIELYGVDPNAENAAAFGEKYGIPASRLFKSTAELYAAVTPDYVSIGTWPKLHSPQTIEAANAGVKGIICEKPIAVSPAEVREMIDVCTKKNVKLAINHQRRHYHGNTTIKKLLAEGAIGDGVTAEFRIADDWDIMSWTVHWFDYANYIFGATPEWVLAGMDITGERRYQHAMENASVILAQYPGNRQAVFITGPVNPQPYMVYFRGSKGMIQFPEGSTVRVINEQGLSVYGENDQAPADPMKCMAEQIINAVEKGEDMICSAANCAAATEMAFAAHESAKSAKKVYLPIKFTDAPLER